Proteins encoded by one window of Deinococcus radiodurans R1 = ATCC 13939 = DSM 20539:
- a CDS encoding trypsin-like serine peptidase, which translates to MNPNTPGTDVPSEVLQETQARFIQRDPEREACLERLKTGGPLAAESPERVEARLTRLGVPQPEAQALAQGEADVKSVAQHLPEDIRLTAERVLGANDLVGVGYLDQARSCSRAVCRVVIRDSRGRTQGFGTGWLCSPQVMVTNHHVLEDAQTARQSVVEFDYELRPDGTLMERTTFALDPERLFLTSEGLDYSFVAVQGDPSGFGWLPLYSSADKNVLGEALSIIQHPSGEPKQVALRENRLVDRLPDFLHYETDTAPGSSGSPVFNDAWEVVALHHSGVPRRNAQGQVLKRDGQPLRAGESGDQIDWLANEGVRVSRLMEDLQTRTDAQGKALVEDILSPVRPPLIGSPQVSPRGPVLASGPVTDAQAGSPQTNSNEAQAARVIDLGTLSAGADGALTMPVTLKFQVSAPEAKPVPAPTPEPTPTPDDEPVDFPTPQNPVRRLPPHNPAASLLTFPPTTRSRPSSTTRA; encoded by the coding sequence ATGAACCCCAACACCCCCGGCACCGACGTTCCCAGCGAGGTCTTACAGGAAACGCAGGCCCGTTTCATTCAGCGCGACCCCGAGCGCGAGGCGTGTCTGGAGCGGCTGAAAACGGGCGGCCCCCTCGCCGCCGAGTCGCCCGAACGGGTGGAGGCGCGGCTGACCCGGCTGGGCGTGCCGCAGCCCGAGGCGCAGGCACTGGCGCAGGGCGAGGCGGACGTCAAGAGCGTGGCGCAGCACCTGCCCGAAGACATTCGCCTGACCGCCGAGCGCGTGTTGGGCGCCAACGATCTGGTGGGCGTGGGATATCTCGACCAGGCCCGGTCATGCTCGCGGGCGGTGTGCCGGGTGGTCATCCGCGACAGCCGGGGCCGCACCCAGGGCTTCGGGACCGGCTGGCTGTGCAGCCCGCAGGTCATGGTGACGAACCACCACGTGCTGGAGGACGCCCAGACGGCGCGGCAATCGGTCGTCGAATTCGACTACGAACTGCGACCCGACGGCACCTTGATGGAACGTACCACCTTCGCACTCGACCCCGAGCGGCTGTTTCTGACCTCGGAAGGGCTGGACTACAGCTTCGTGGCGGTGCAGGGCGACCCGTCGGGCTTCGGCTGGCTGCCGCTCTACAGCAGCGCCGACAAGAACGTGCTCGGCGAGGCCCTGAGCATCATCCAGCACCCCAGCGGTGAACCCAAGCAAGTCGCGCTGCGCGAGAACCGGCTGGTGGATCGCCTGCCCGACTTCCTGCATTACGAAACCGACACTGCGCCCGGCAGCAGCGGCAGCCCGGTGTTCAACGACGCCTGGGAAGTGGTGGCGCTGCACCACAGCGGCGTGCCCCGCCGCAACGCCCAGGGGCAGGTGCTCAAGCGTGATGGCCAGCCCTTGCGCGCGGGCGAGTCGGGCGACCAGATCGACTGGCTGGCGAACGAAGGCGTGCGCGTCAGCCGCCTGATGGAAGACCTCCAAACCCGCACCGACGCGCAGGGCAAGGCGCTGGTGGAAGACATCCTCTCGCCAGTGCGCCCGCCGCTCATCGGCAGCCCGCAGGTCAGCCCACGCGGGCCGGTGCTGGCAAGTGGCCCGGTCACGGACGCGCAAGCTGGCAGTCCCCAGACCAACTCCAACGAGGCGCAGGCGGCGCGGGTCATTGACCTCGGCACGTTGAGCGCCGGGGCGGACGGGGCGTTGACGATGCCAGTTACGCTGAAGTTTCAGGTGAGTGCGCCGGAAGCGAAACCTGTGCCTGCACCGACTCCTGAGCCTACTCCCACGCCGGACGACGAGCCGGTGGACTTCCCCACTCCCCAAAATCCGGTCCGCAGACTCCCGCCCCACAACCCGGCGGCCAGCCTCCTTACCTTCCCGCCGACGACGCGCAGCAGGCCGAGCAGTACTACGCGGGCATGA
- a CDS encoding endonuclease I family protein, whose product MTASTPQARFLALSELLTRTHRAQPRYNPASEVYPWVDVWPDGKLRSIYSASEHDPQEFIAADLAAQDRRERLAAQESLDVDTLEDAVPYNCEHVVPQSWFAKREPMRGDLHHLFSCEPNCNSFRGNTPYFDFPDYGEALRTDCGKREPGEFEPAHGKGAVARATLYFLLRYPGVIRTYSERHLHTLLGWHRADPPGEWEHHRNAAIFGRQGNRNPLIDHPEWAEQIAFGEGLGR is encoded by the coding sequence ATGACGGCGAGCACCCCGCAGGCGCGGTTTCTGGCACTTTCGGAACTGCTGACGCGCACGCACCGGGCGCAGCCGCGCTACAACCCGGCGAGCGAGGTCTATCCCTGGGTGGACGTGTGGCCCGACGGCAAGCTGCGGTCCATCTACTCCGCGAGCGAGCATGACCCGCAGGAATTCATCGCCGCCGACCTCGCCGCGCAGGACCGCCGCGAACGGCTGGCTGCTCAGGAAAGTCTGGACGTGGACACCCTGGAAGACGCGGTGCCCTACAACTGCGAGCACGTGGTGCCCCAGAGCTGGTTCGCCAAGCGCGAGCCGATGCGCGGCGACCTGCACCACCTCTTTTCCTGCGAGCCGAACTGCAACTCATTCCGGGGCAACACGCCGTACTTCGATTTTCCCGACTACGGCGAGGCTCTCAGGACCGACTGTGGCAAGCGCGAGCCCGGCGAATTCGAGCCCGCTCACGGCAAGGGCGCCGTCGCCCGCGCCACGCTGTACTTCCTGCTGCGCTACCCCGGCGTCATCCGCACCTACAGCGAGCGGCACCTGCACACCCTGCTCGGCTGGCACCGCGCCGACCCGCCCGGCGAGTGGGAACACCACCGCAACGCCGCCATCTTCGGGCGCCAGGGCAACCGCAATCCGCTGATTGACCACCCAGAGTGGGCTGAGCAGATTGCTTTTGGGGAAGGGCTGGGGCGTTAG
- a CDS encoding VIT1/CCC1 transporter family protein, whose product MTSPTLIPHPEKHNTERIGWLRAAVLGANDGVVSVSSIVVGVAAASGVTPGTILLAGVAALVAGATSMAAGEYVSVQSQADTEHANLALEARELREQPELELQELADIYVARGVDPVLARQVAEQLTAADALGTHAREELGITEELRARPFQAALASALAFVTGGIIPVIAAVLLPHHLVSVGVTVVTLLALLVLGALAAYAGGANLWKGALRVTLWGAAAMALSALVGSLFGIKA is encoded by the coding sequence GTGACCAGCCCGACTCTGATTCCCCACCCCGAGAAACACAACACCGAGCGCATCGGCTGGCTGCGGGCCGCCGTGCTGGGGGCCAACGACGGCGTGGTGTCGGTGTCGAGCATCGTGGTGGGCGTGGCGGCGGCCAGTGGCGTCACCCCCGGCACCATCCTGCTCGCGGGCGTGGCGGCGCTGGTGGCGGGGGCCACCTCTATGGCTGCCGGGGAATACGTCTCGGTGCAGTCGCAGGCCGACACCGAACACGCCAACCTCGCCCTGGAAGCGCGCGAACTGCGCGAGCAACCCGAGCTCGAGTTGCAGGAACTCGCCGACATCTACGTGGCACGCGGCGTAGACCCGGTGCTGGCGCGGCAGGTGGCCGAGCAGCTCACCGCCGCTGACGCGCTCGGCACCCACGCCCGCGAGGAACTGGGCATCACCGAGGAACTGCGGGCGCGGCCCTTTCAGGCGGCCCTGGCTTCGGCGCTGGCGTTCGTGACTGGCGGCATTATCCCGGTGATTGCGGCGGTGTTGCTCCCTCACCACCTGGTCAGCGTGGGTGTCACGGTGGTGACTCTGCTTGCTCTGTTGGTGCTCGGCGCTCTGGCTGCCTACGCGGGCGGCGCCAACCTCTGGAAAGGCGCGCTGCGGGTGACCCTCTGGGGCGCGGCGGCGATGGCCCTGAGCGCTCTGGTGGGCAGCCTGTTTGGGATTAAAGCCTGA
- a CDS encoding heparan-alpha-glucosaminide N-acetyltransferase domain-containing protein, protein MTETALESALSAAPQPAPDVADAAAAPAPARFRLTALDAWRGLTVLLMLLVNNVALGDSTPRQLSHAHFGGLTLTDLVFPWFLFCAGAALPFSAAAMNKAGVTGWPLYRRLLERAALLYLMGAFVTSVTSHRLTLGLGVLQLIALASFFAALLGQLRGRWQALAAAALLAAYALFLHFTPHPGGIGIVSESANPVQYLNDALLSAWGLRGLLSVVPTTALVLLGALAARPLQQKNPRAPLLLLGLGVVLTALGYGWAASGRLPFSKALWTPPYILYSAGLGTLGILACWVVADSGWLPGGKRLLAPLTIPGRNALAGYVLPILIKVWILLDWQVGWTGKSQSIAASLLEMARSSFGPVGGGWTYTLGYVFAVWLGLAWMARRGIIWKL, encoded by the coding sequence ATGACCGAAACTGCTCTGGAGAGCGCCCTGAGCGCAGCGCCGCAGCCAGCGCCGGACGTTGCTGACGCTGCCGCCGCTCCCGCCCCGGCCCGCTTTCGCTTGACTGCGCTCGACGCCTGGCGCGGCCTGACGGTGCTGCTGATGCTGCTGGTCAACAATGTCGCGCTGGGTGACTCCACCCCGCGTCAGCTCTCCCACGCGCACTTCGGCGGCCTGACGCTCACCGACCTCGTCTTTCCCTGGTTTCTGTTCTGTGCGGGCGCGGCGCTCCCCTTTTCCGCCGCCGCGATGAACAAAGCCGGGGTGACGGGCTGGCCGCTCTACCGCCGCCTGCTGGAGCGGGCCGCTCTGCTCTACCTGATGGGCGCTTTCGTGACCAGCGTGACCAGCCACCGCCTCACACTGGGCCTCGGCGTGCTGCAACTCATCGCACTCGCCAGCTTTTTCGCCGCGCTGCTCGGGCAACTGCGCGGGCGCTGGCAGGCATTGGCCGCCGCCGCGCTGCTGGCCGCCTACGCGCTGTTTTTGCACTTCACGCCGCACCCCGGCGGCATCGGCATCGTGTCGGAGAGCGCCAACCCGGTGCAGTACCTTAACGACGCCCTGCTCTCGGCGTGGGGGCTGCGCGGACTGCTGTCGGTGGTGCCCACCACGGCGCTGGTGCTGCTCGGCGCGCTCGCGGCGCGCCCGCTGCAACAGAAAAACCCCCGCGCTCCGCTGCTGCTGCTGGGGCTCGGCGTCGTCCTCACGGCGCTGGGCTACGGCTGGGCGGCGAGCGGGCGGCTGCCTTTTTCCAAGGCGCTCTGGACGCCGCCCTACATCCTCTACAGCGCGGGGCTGGGCACGCTGGGCATCCTCGCGTGCTGGGTGGTGGCCGACTCGGGGTGGCTGCCGGGGGGCAAACGCCTGCTCGCGCCGCTGACCATTCCGGGCCGCAACGCGCTGGCGGGGTACGTGCTGCCCATCCTCATCAAGGTCTGGATTCTGCTCGACTGGCAGGTCGGCTGGACTGGCAAGTCGCAGTCCATCGCCGCCTCGCTGCTCGAGATGGCGCGCAGCAGCTTCGGCCCGGTGGGCGGCGGCTGGACGTACACCCTCGGCTACGTGTTCGCCGTCTGGCTGGGGCTGGCGTGGATGGCGCGGCGGGGAATCATCTGGAAGCTGTAA
- a CDS encoding polysaccharide deacetylase family protein codes for MRRLFAALCLGSALAAPAFATPPVAAPARPVPAIPATPLRTPQPGQVQPLAPGTRPAPKIPTLTLTPAIPQVHQVTYLSNGFIEVAHAVITVTPQERPNLRPLVAQVAAAVLAARPTLSEVDLSVYDRGSYAGFGGPLPLLTASVPRERLGAFLAWTTQRTPFDRVWVNPGNLPVYLQPDRVRETVPVPVAVSSQETALERQARKQGGLLGGLLYRSKFRYVPLAALTFDDAPHPMYEPLLLDMLRRSGVKATFFVIGRNAAAYPYFIRDMTQQGHEVGNHTYHHVRLPPLPLNEAVNEMRWASDIVQKLTGKPVRYFRPPGGEYTPQTLQAARSLGLNTVFWTDDPGDFQNPGDAVLESRLHRNLRPGGVVLLHDNAPEMLNVLQGFLRVARQEGYALTTVGGLPK; via the coding sequence ATGCGCCGCTTGTTTGCTGCCCTGTGTCTGGGTTCGGCCCTCGCCGCCCCGGCCTTCGCCACCCCGCCCGTCGCGGCTCCTGCCCGCCCTGTGCCTGCCATTCCGGCCACTCCGCTGCGGACACCGCAGCCCGGACAGGTGCAGCCGCTCGCGCCCGGCACCCGTCCCGCGCCCAAAATCCCGACACTGACGCTGACGCCTGCCATTCCGCAGGTGCATCAGGTGACGTACCTGAGCAATGGGTTTATCGAGGTCGCGCACGCCGTGATTACCGTGACGCCGCAGGAGCGCCCGAACCTGCGCCCGCTGGTGGCCCAGGTCGCGGCGGCGGTGCTGGCCGCTCGGCCCACGCTCAGCGAGGTCGACCTGAGTGTGTACGACCGGGGCAGCTACGCGGGCTTCGGCGGGCCGTTGCCGCTGCTGACCGCCAGCGTGCCGCGCGAGCGCCTAGGGGCGTTCCTGGCCTGGACGACCCAGCGCACGCCTTTCGACCGGGTGTGGGTCAACCCCGGCAACCTGCCGGTCTACCTCCAGCCTGACCGGGTGCGCGAAACGGTGCCCGTGCCCGTAGCGGTCAGCAGCCAGGAAACGGCGCTGGAACGTCAGGCCCGCAAACAGGGCGGCCTGCTGGGGGGGCTGCTCTACCGCAGCAAATTCCGCTACGTGCCGCTCGCGGCCCTCACCTTCGACGACGCGCCGCACCCCATGTACGAGCCGCTGCTGCTCGACATGCTGCGCCGCAGCGGAGTCAAGGCGACCTTTTTCGTCATCGGGCGCAACGCGGCGGCCTATCCCTATTTCATCCGCGACATGACGCAGCAGGGGCACGAGGTGGGCAACCACACCTACCACCACGTCCGCCTGCCGCCGCTGCCACTCAACGAGGCCGTCAACGAGATGCGGTGGGCGAGCGACATCGTGCAGAAGCTGACCGGCAAACCTGTGCGCTACTTTCGCCCGCCCGGCGGCGAGTACACGCCCCAGACCCTGCAAGCCGCCCGCTCGCTGGGCCTGAACACCGTGTTCTGGACGGACGACCCCGGCGATTTCCAGAACCCCGGCGACGCGGTGCTGGAGTCGCGCCTGCACCGCAACCTGCGCCCCGGCGGCGTGGTGTTGCTGCACGACAACGCGCCGGAGATGCTGAACGTCCTTCAGGGCTTCTTGCGGGTGGCGCGGCAGGAAGGCTACGCCCTGACCACGGTGGGCGGGCTGCCCAAGTAA
- a CDS encoding response regulator, with the protein MRFLVVEDELDIRRPLVANLREAGYAVDEAGSAAEARELAGSFPFDALMVDVGLPEGPLAGFDLVRDLRAAGKASPVLFLTARDSVTDRITGLDAGGDDYLVKPFHLGEVQARLRALVRRGRAEAQSARSWRDCGWTGQAAPCSGAASGWR; encoded by the coding sequence ATGAGATTTCTGGTGGTTGAGGACGAGCTGGACATTCGTCGCCCGCTGGTCGCCAACCTGCGTGAGGCCGGGTACGCGGTGGACGAGGCGGGCAGCGCCGCCGAAGCCCGCGAACTGGCCGGGAGTTTTCCTTTCGACGCCCTGATGGTGGATGTCGGGCTGCCCGAGGGGCCGCTGGCAGGCTTCGACCTCGTGCGTGACCTGCGGGCGGCGGGCAAGGCGAGTCCGGTGCTGTTTCTGACGGCGCGCGACTCGGTGACTGACCGCATCACGGGGCTGGACGCGGGCGGCGACGATTACCTCGTCAAGCCCTTTCACCTCGGCGAGGTGCAGGCCCGGCTGCGGGCGCTGGTGCGCCGGGGCCGCGCCGAGGCGCAGAGTGCGCGCAGCTGGCGCGACTGCGGCTGGACTGGACAAGCCGCGCCGTGTTCAGGAGCGGCGAGCGGGTGGCGCTGA
- a CDS encoding winged helix-turn-helix domain-containing protein has product MALTAKEFSLLEVLASHPGRVYTRDELIDRVWDGRFDAESNVVDTYVRNLRRKLGDEVVQTMRGVGYSFPDGD; this is encoded by the coding sequence GTGGCGCTGACCGCCAAGGAATTCTCGCTGCTCGAAGTGCTCGCCTCGCATCCGGGCCGGGTCTACACCCGCGACGAACTGATCGACCGGGTGTGGGACGGGCGCTTCGACGCCGAGTCCAACGTGGTGGACACCTACGTCCGCAACCTGCGGCGCAAGCTGGGCGACGAGGTGGTGCAGACCATGCGCGGCGTCGGCTACAGTTTTCCCGATGGAGACTGA
- a CDS encoding sensor histidine kinase, protein MTLRARLTLLTVTVVLLSLMSFAELAGWLLWKAELGSLTRQLNAQSQALLAVAQSRSPTLDATAADILEEKGTAASGRIYQGQTLRWSGGADGPPVLDAAFLQTSEPRAVERVGDILVASRRQGEYVIQVGRNLEPLEHLLRRYALLSGLSLLALSLLAGWVVAKQVRRTLRPLESLVGRVQQLDSPDPIPALEQPDEVGALARALQSSLDALRAERERETLFLASASHELRTPVTAMLADVQHTLSRPRPPDELRAALMRAEQTASRLRLLTGNLMTLTWVQSLPEPRAAWRQLDLLHLAGEAVDRLQPLSLGRGVELWLDGQEAPVSGEAGLLSSVAENLIGNAIKFTPAGGEVQVRVTPLPNGGAELVVQDTGPGFPPGTLTGAFVRGQTDVEGFGLGLAVVQQVVDAHGGTLELGRAEGGGARVVVRLP, encoded by the coding sequence ATGACCCTGCGCGCCCGCCTGACGCTGCTGACCGTGACGGTGGTGCTGCTCTCGCTGATGAGTTTTGCCGAGCTCGCCGGGTGGCTGCTCTGGAAAGCGGAACTGGGCAGCCTCACCCGGCAGCTCAACGCCCAGTCGCAGGCGCTGCTGGCGGTGGCGCAGAGCCGCAGCCCCACCCTGGACGCCACCGCCGCCGACATTCTGGAAGAAAAAGGCACTGCCGCCAGCGGGCGCATCTACCAGGGGCAGACCCTGCGCTGGTCGGGCGGAGCCGATGGGCCGCCAGTGCTGGACGCGGCTTTCTTGCAAACGAGCGAGCCGCGCGCCGTGGAGCGGGTGGGGGACATCCTGGTCGCTTCCCGGCGTCAGGGCGAGTACGTCATTCAGGTGGGACGCAATCTGGAACCGCTCGAGCATCTGCTGCGGCGCTACGCCCTGCTCAGTGGGCTGAGCCTGCTGGCCCTGAGCTTGCTGGCAGGCTGGGTGGTCGCCAAGCAGGTGCGGCGGACGCTGCGCCCGCTCGAAAGCCTGGTGGGGCGGGTGCAGCAGCTCGACTCTCCCGACCCCATTCCCGCCCTGGAGCAGCCCGACGAGGTGGGGGCGCTGGCCCGCGCGTTGCAAAGCAGCCTCGACGCCCTGCGCGCCGAGCGGGAGCGCGAAACCCTCTTTCTGGCGAGTGCCTCGCACGAACTGAGGACGCCCGTGACCGCCATGCTCGCCGACGTGCAGCACACGCTGAGTCGCCCCCGGCCCCCCGATGAATTGCGCGCCGCCCTGATGCGCGCCGAACAGACCGCCAGCCGCCTGCGCCTACTCACCGGCAACCTGATGACGCTGACCTGGGTGCAGAGCCTCCCCGAGCCGCGCGCCGCCTGGCGACAACTCGACCTGCTGCACCTGGCGGGCGAAGCCGTCGACCGGCTGCAACCGCTGAGCCTGGGACGCGGCGTGGAACTGTGGCTCGACGGTCAGGAAGCCCCGGTGTCGGGTGAGGCGGGGCTGCTCTCAAGTGTTGCTGAAAACCTCATCGGCAACGCCATCAAATTCACCCCGGCGGGCGGCGAGGTGCAGGTGCGGGTCACGCCGCTCCCCAACGGCGGCGCGGAACTCGTCGTGCAGGATACCGGCCCCGGTTTTCCACCGGGCACGCTGACCGGCGCGTTCGTGCGCGGTCAGACCGACGTGGAAGGCTTCGGCCTGGGGCTGGCGGTGGTTCAGCAGGTGGTGGACGCCCACGGCGGCACGCTGGAACTGGGCCGGGCCGAAGGCGGAGGGGCGCGGGTCGTGGTGCGGCTGCCGTAG
- a CDS encoding DinB family protein: MTAPLQDPAVLAFVGATPAEVGDRLKRELDLFWQHVQTRQGDWQQVQPGREWSPAQEVEHVMLINGAVTGVTRLLLSDRPLRPVPQEPGVLKDGKRQAPESSLPSEQGVAWDEVQGKWAQSRAAAEEVSAQVRATPDRTFWHPFFGELDALNWQRMLASHVMSHRLLLERSAGQGQQGQPERQA; encoded by the coding sequence ATGACTGCTCCTCTGCAAGACCCCGCCGTACTCGCTTTTGTCGGGGCTACGCCCGCCGAGGTGGGTGACCGCCTCAAGCGCGAACTCGACCTCTTCTGGCAGCACGTCCAGACCCGCCAGGGCGACTGGCAGCAGGTGCAGCCGGGCCGTGAGTGGTCGCCCGCGCAGGAAGTCGAGCACGTGATGCTCATCAACGGCGCGGTGACCGGCGTGACGCGCCTGCTGCTGTCTGACCGTCCTCTGCGCCCAGTGCCGCAGGAACCCGGCGTGCTCAAGGACGGCAAGCGACAGGCTCCGGAGTCCTCGCTGCCGAGCGAGCAGGGCGTCGCCTGGGACGAGGTACAGGGCAAGTGGGCGCAGAGCCGTGCCGCCGCCGAGGAAGTCTCGGCGCAGGTGCGCGCCACGCCGGACCGGACCTTCTGGCATCCCTTTTTCGGCGAACTCGACGCCCTGAACTGGCAGCGAATGCTGGCCTCGCACGTGATGAGCCACCGCTTGCTGCTGGAGCGCAGCGCCGGTCAGGGTCAACAGGGGCAGCCGGAGCGGCAGGCATGA
- a CDS encoding fumarylacetoacetate hydrolase family protein, whose protein sequence is MLIVRVEQRGAAQWGVLEGETIHLTRGLTGPRTGETLALSEARLLAPAEPSKIVCVGRNYLDHIRELGNDTGDLPAEPGIFLKGPNALAEPGGTVEYPSWSENFHFEGELALVIGQRARNLKADEALGAVLGYTCGLDLTARDRQKTDLQWFRAKAADRFCPLGPWLVTQFDPSDVRVQTRVNGEPRQDGRTSHMIFDVVQILTYLTRFVTLEPGDVVLTGTPEGVGPLQRGDRVEVEVDGIGVLETFIG, encoded by the coding sequence ATGTTGATTGTTCGTGTGGAGCAGCGGGGCGCCGCGCAGTGGGGCGTGCTGGAAGGCGAGACCATTCACCTGACCAGGGGGCTGACCGGCCCGCGCACCGGGGAGACGCTGGCCCTGAGTGAGGCGCGGCTGCTCGCGCCCGCCGAGCCGAGCAAAATCGTGTGCGTGGGGCGCAATTATCTGGACCACATTCGCGAACTCGGCAACGACACTGGCGACTTGCCCGCCGAACCCGGCATTTTTCTCAAAGGGCCGAACGCGCTCGCCGAACCCGGCGGCACGGTAGAGTACCCGAGCTGGAGCGAGAATTTCCACTTCGAAGGTGAACTCGCGCTGGTCATCGGGCAGCGGGCACGCAACCTCAAGGCCGACGAGGCGCTCGGCGCGGTCCTCGGCTACACCTGCGGACTCGACCTCACCGCCCGTGACCGGCAAAAGACCGACCTGCAATGGTTCCGTGCCAAGGCCGCCGACCGCTTCTGCCCGCTCGGGCCGTGGCTGGTCACTCAGTTCGACCCCAGCGACGTGCGTGTGCAGACCCGCGTGAACGGCGAACCCCGCCAGGACGGGCGCACCAGTCACATGATTTTCGACGTGGTGCAGATTCTGACCTACCTCACCCGCTTCGTCACGCTAGAACCCGGCGACGTGGTGCTCACCGGCACGCCCGAAGGGGTGGGCCCCTTGCAGCGCGGGGACCGGGTGGAAGTCGAAGTGGACGGCATCGGGGTGCTGGAAACGTTCATCGGGTGA
- a CDS encoding homoaconitate hydratase family protein, whose product MTTGAPPFSGSSPQTTRPQTVAEKILSQRGSAAVYAGDLAVVEVDQVMVVDSIAQSFIERMERDLGAVPKYPERVSIVVDHVAPASTVSVAQAQKEAREYAAKTGVRLFDVGRGICHQVLMEEKLAQPGWIVLGSDSHSTTYGAVAAFGSGMGATDIALAAASGKTWLRVPESVKVTLTGDLRPGVTAKDVALEMIRVLGADGATYQSVEIHAGDRFTRGERMTLANLCVEAGAKAGLVVPGGEILTDYGYDVPAWVYPDEGAAYAREVEIDLSALHPRMSAPSEVDNVHDVAELRGLKVDQVFIGTCTNGRIEDLHAAAEVLRGRRVDPTTRLLVIPASSQVMEEALQDGTLLTLQRAGAVLGTPGCGPCMGRHQGVLAPGEVCVSTSNRNFIGRMGDKDAHIYLASPAVAAATAVMGRVALPEDVAQVAASA is encoded by the coding sequence ATGACCACCGGCGCCCCCCCTTTCTCAGGCTCCAGCCCCCAGACAACTCGCCCCCAAACAGTGGCCGAGAAAATCCTGTCGCAGCGGGGAAGCGCCGCCGTGTACGCGGGCGACCTCGCGGTGGTGGAGGTGGATCAGGTGATGGTGGTGGACTCCATCGCCCAGAGCTTTATCGAGCGCATGGAGCGCGACCTCGGCGCCGTGCCGAAGTACCCGGAGCGCGTGAGCATCGTGGTGGACCACGTCGCCCCGGCGAGCACCGTCAGCGTGGCGCAGGCGCAAAAAGAAGCGCGTGAGTACGCGGCCAAGACGGGCGTGCGGCTTTTCGACGTGGGGCGCGGCATCTGCCATCAGGTGCTGATGGAAGAAAAGCTCGCGCAGCCGGGCTGGATTGTCCTGGGGTCCGACAGCCACTCCACGACCTACGGCGCGGTGGCGGCGTTTGGCTCGGGCATGGGCGCCACTGACATCGCCCTCGCCGCCGCGAGCGGCAAAACCTGGCTGCGGGTGCCCGAGAGCGTGAAGGTCACGCTGACCGGCGACCTGCGCCCCGGCGTGACCGCCAAGGACGTGGCGCTGGAAATGATTCGGGTGCTCGGGGCCGACGGGGCCACCTACCAGAGTGTGGAAATCCACGCCGGCGACCGCTTCACACGTGGCGAACGCATGACGCTGGCGAACCTGTGCGTGGAGGCGGGCGCCAAGGCCGGGCTGGTGGTCCCCGGCGGCGAAATCCTGACCGACTACGGCTACGACGTGCCCGCCTGGGTCTACCCCGACGAGGGTGCCGCTTACGCCCGCGAAGTCGAAATCGACCTCTCCGCCCTGCACCCCCGCATGAGTGCCCCGAGCGAAGTGGACAACGTGCACGACGTGGCCGAGCTGCGCGGCCTGAAGGTGGACCAGGTGTTTATCGGCACCTGCACCAACGGGCGCATCGAGGACCTGCACGCCGCCGCCGAGGTGCTGCGCGGGCGCCGGGTGGACCCCACGACCCGGCTGCTGGTGATTCCTGCGAGCAGTCAGGTGATGGAAGAAGCGCTGCAAGACGGCACGCTGCTCACCTTGCAGCGGGCGGGCGCGGTGCTCGGCACGCCGGGCTGCGGCCCCTGCATGGGCCGGCATCAGGGCGTGCTCGCCCCCGGCGAGGTCTGCGTAAGCACGTCGAACCGCAACTTCATCGGGCGCATGGGCGACAAGGACGCCCACATCTACCTCGCCTCGCCCGCCGTGGCCGCCGCCACTGCCGTGATGGGCCGGGTGGCGCTGCCTGAAGATGTGGCTCAGGTTGCGGCATCTGCTTGA
- a CDS encoding roadblock/LC7 domain-containing protein, with protein sequence MTMLSKPERLKSILQNLRISLPELRGAMVATTDGLPIAQAFSDNTDANRVAAMAATALGLGKRINDTLGTGSLNEMSVSGMDGQVFIYSVGAKGVLAVVAPAGTNLGLLHMEARDAAQAVASVL encoded by the coding sequence ATGACCATGCTGAGTAAACCCGAACGCCTGAAGTCCATTCTCCAGAATCTGCGGATTTCGCTGCCCGAACTGCGCGGCGCGATGGTGGCGACCACCGACGGGCTGCCCATCGCGCAGGCGTTCAGCGACAACACCGACGCCAACCGTGTGGCGGCGATGGCCGCGACGGCTCTGGGTCTGGGCAAGCGCATCAACGACACGCTGGGTACCGGCAGCCTGAACGAGATGTCGGTGAGTGGGATGGACGGACAGGTGTTCATTTACTCGGTGGGAGCAAAGGGGGTGCTGGCAGTGGTGGCGCCGGCGGGAACGAACCTAGGGCTGCTGCACATGGAAGCCCGCGACGCCGCACAGGCCGTCGCCAGCGTCCTCTGA